The following are encoded in a window of Gossypium raimondii isolate GPD5lz unplaced genomic scaffold, ASM2569854v1 Contig00346, whole genome shotgun sequence genomic DNA:
- the LOC105780432 gene encoding BURP domain-containing protein BNM2A, which translates to MSMKSVSFSFHLLLLLLLVMHGDGSGTEETADDLISKGNSVLRLHSMDHDRQTEDDGTTVQSRVDPLSRMDHMDLSVMVFFTLKDLKVGNSLPIYFRKKDSSKSPRFLPRQEADSIAFSLKELPNLLRLFSLSRDSPQAKAMEATLRECESQAIKGETKFCATSLESMLEFASSIFGSNTRFKTLATEHLTKSSTLFQNYTVLTTPEEIPAPMMVACHTVPYPYAILYCHSQVTENRVFKVSLDGENGDKVTAVAVCHKDTTQWNRNHVSFRVLGIEPGTPGVCHFFPADNFVLVPDP; encoded by the exons tACTTGTCATG CATGGCGATGGAAGTGGAACCGAGGAAACGGCTGATGATTTAATCTCCAAAGGGAACAGTGTTCTGAGACTCCATAGCATGGATCATGATCGGCAAACTGAAGATGATGGCACTACAGTTCAATCAAGGGTAGATCCATTATCCCGCATGGATCACATGGATCTATCAGTGATGGTGTTTTTCACCTTGAAAGATCTCAAAGTTGGGAACTCATTGCCGATCTATTTTCGTAAGAAAGACTCCTCAAAATCCCCTCGGTTTTTGCCTAGACAAGAAGCCGACTCCATTGCTTTCTCATTGAAAGAACTCCCTAACCTGCTTCGATTATTCTCTCTCTCGCGAGACTCTCCGCAGGCTAAAGCAATGGAAGCTACACTTAGAGAATGCGAAAGTCAAGCAATCAAAGGGGAGACCAAATTCTGCGCTACTTCTTTAGAATCCATGCTTGAATTTGCGAGCAGTATCTTCGGATCCAACACTCGTTTCAAGACCCTCGCAACGGAGCATCTTACCAAGTCAAGCACCCTTTTCCAAAACTATACTGTTTTAACAACACCAGAAGAGATACCAGCTCCGATGATGGTGGCTTGTCACACCGTGCCTTACCCTTATGCTATCCTGTATTGCCATAGCCAAGTGACTGAAAACAGGGTGTTTAAGGTATCATTGGACGGTGAGAACGGAGATAAGGTGACCGCGGTGGCTGTTTGTCACAAGGATACTACGCAATGGAACCGTAACCACGTGTCGTTTCGTGTGTTGGGGATTGAGCCAGGAACGCCCGGTGTCTGCCATTTCTTCCCGGCGGATAACTTCGTTCTGGTTCCAGACCCTTGA